Part of the Vulpes vulpes isolate BD-2025 chromosome 6, VulVul3, whole genome shotgun sequence genome, TGTGCTATCGAATTActtattcatagaaaaaaaaggggggggagagaaaaaaaagaagtcacatgTCCGGGTTATACGTATGCgaagagaagcagcagaagtAGGGAAAATTTAAGGcgagcaagaggaggaggaggaggagaagcagcggcggaagcggcggcggcgcgggaggcggcggcggcggcggcgcggccggggACAGACACCCACCTGTATGAGTGCGCTTGTGGATCTTGAGGTTCTCGGAGCGCGCGAAGACCTTGCCGCAGCCCGGGAACGGGCAGGGGAAGGGCTTCTCGCCCGTGTGCACGCGGATGTGGTTGATGAGCTTGTATTTGGCCTTGAAGGGCTTGCCCTCGCGCGGACAGTCCTCCCAGAAGCAGACGTGGTTGCTCTGCTCGGGGCCGCCCACGTGCTCCACGGTGACGTGGTTCACCAGCTCGTGCATGGTGCCGAAAGTTTTGGAGCAGGGCTTGGCGCCGCCGGCCgggggcggtggcggcggcggcggcggcggcggcggcggcccggccaGCTCTTCGGGGTCGATCCACTTGCAGATGAGCTCCTGCTTGATTGGCTGCCGCATGTAGCGCAGGAAGGCCCCGGCCGcccctgggaggtgggggtggtgctGGTGCGGGTGCTGCGCgggcgccggcggcggcggcggcgccggggGCGGCGCGTGGTGCTGCAGGtgggggcccggcccggccgccgcggCAGCAGCCGCGGCCGCCAGGTTCAGGTTTAAGTTCACGGCTCCGTAGCCGTGCAGGGCGGCGGCTGCAGCGGCCGCCACCGCCCCGTAGTGCGCATCCCCGGAGCGCGGCGCGAAGGGCGGCTCGGTGCGGCCGTACAGCTCAGCTGCCGCggctgccgctgccgccgccaGCCCCAGGCGCATCTGGCCGTTGAGCGGGTGCGGGTGGCCGCCGGGGGCTCCCGGAGCGTCGTGCAGCGCAGGGAAGAGCGCCGGGCCCCCGCCGCCGCTGCTGTCCGGGCCCGCGTAGGTGCCGCTGGCCGAGATGAACATGCCGGCCGAGTGGGGAGGCGGGGCCGAGTGCTGGGGGGAGCCCGTGCCAGACCGCTGCTCCCCTCCGAGCGGGACCCCGTGCATGGCCGCCGCGGGGGCCGTGGCGAAAAGGTCCCTCCGGAGGACGAAGTCCCTGCTGTGGCCTTtgccgctgctgccgccgccgccactGTCGGTGGTGGTGTAGCCcgagagggcaggaggagggggagggggaggaggagaaggagggggagggggcgaaggggagggaggaagaggaggggctgggggcgggggcgcggaggGCTGCGCGCGGCTGCTGCCCCCGCCACCCGGGTAGGTGCAGGCGCCGGGGTGCGTGTCCGAGGCTGCAGTACGGGCGGCGGCCGCCGGCGCCTCGGGCTGTGCCGGGAGAGCCTGGGAGGGAGGGCTGAGGCCGAGCGCGCTCGCCTGAGCCATGTGCTCGGGTCCGAGCGGAGTGATGGCCACGCCGGGGTCAGCGCTCAGGTCCCGAGGGCGGAGGTGCGTGGCTGTGGCGCGGCCTTGGGAGTGGGCGGGCGGGCTGGCCAGCGCCGGGAAGCCTGTCATATTCTGAAGCGGCCTGGCCTGAGCCGTTGCCAAATCCGCTAATCTCAGCGCTGGCGGGTTCCTCTTGCTCAAAGGGGGCTCCATCAGAACTACACAATCAGACCCATAGACCCTCACTGgggggacttttttttccctctgcccaccttcaaaaacatgtatatattagGCTCTCTGTAACTTCTTTGTCCTGGCCTCCTAACTCTGCTTATTCCTGTTCCCACTCTGTCCTCCAGCGATTGGCAGAGCCAACACCACATTTGAGCTGCACAGTGGGACCGAGATTTTGGAAATGGCACGGGTGGGATTGGAGGGAACAGCGTGATTGGCAGCAGCCACGGCTGCCGGATTGGCTCCCATTCAGGCCTCCGGCCCAGCGGGGATCCGCCCCCGTGCTCGCCGCCGCCTTCGCTTTCGCTtcgcgccccctcctcccctggagCCCTGCGTCCCCGCCTTCCAGCGGGATGCCCAAGTTGCACTTGCAGAAAGTTTGCGCTGGGCCTGCGCGCGCAGCGCCCCGCGTTCCCATGACGCTCCTTTCGGAGACCGTGCGCCGGCACGCGGCGGGAGGgagcggggtgggtgggggctgggaacccccccaccccgggacaaAAGATGGAAGGGGGGATACCCCCAACTTCAAAAACCTCCGCCTCGCCGCACGCAGCGTCTCCACCAGCGTGCAAACACTTTCTACCTCCTCCATTGGAAGAGCACTGGGCTGCTCTCTGGAGGAGGAAGGTGAACAGAGTATAACCCGTCGTCGTACTTCTAGAGGTGATGCTAGAAACTTCTTATTTGGGAAGGACACCCAATCTGCCGAGCGCTCACGTAGGGCGCAGAGACAGGCCCTCTCTGAGGACGTCCTATTGGTTGCAAAACAATTTAGGTGATTTGGCTCCGCAAGACACCAGGTgaagtcaaaataaatatttccggAAAAGGAACCGTTTTACCTCGACTTTTTCGCTCATGCAGTTCTTTTCAACGTGGTTCAAAGGAGTTGGCTCGAAGTGTAATCTCACTGCTTGTCAGTTCTAGATCTGCCACTTCCAATTAGATCTACCGGACGGAGGGAGTTTGGGGGGGAACATCGGGTAGCGATTCTAACTTTTGCCTTTCTGAGATACAGTGGCAGGGCAGGCCAAACAGCATCTCCGGAGGGAAGTGGCTAAGTAAACAATATCCTTTACGCAGAATTTCTTTCCATCCCAGAAAGTACTCCAtatgtgtgcctcagtttctttgaaaggaccataaaataaaattgatccaataaagtgaatattttaaagtcaaGCTATTTATTAATAGAATACCTTTTACCTTGTCatcattttataataaactgatacAGTAGGCGAGATGTcttatttgaaaactataaactggcccttttttttttaagtgagcccCATTCTTTCCAAGCGATTTGTTACCACAcctctttaaaaagagaactagGTTCCTGCATCACTTTTGAGGGGGTGGAGAAATGTGGCATTCCCAAACGTTAGGGTTATTGCTGCCCAAGTGTCACTTcagctcttaaaaagaaaattttgtgatGTTCTAAGATGCTCAAAAATTAACGtcagggtttttaatttttattttgttgccctGTATAAAATtacttgtaaataaaaaaaaggtgATAATGACTTAAAtatgacccccccccccttggagatacaaaaaaaaagttatcaggtTAATTCGTTTGCAGTCCAAGTAAAAATAGACTGCGTAGAGCCATCATCTTTATGGTCCTGGGAGATAGATGGTCCTGAAAAGtggtaagaaatattttcaaaagaactgATTTGATAGCCCCATTTACGTCGGTGTGAGCAATGTTTAACAGGGAACTTCCCAGCTAGCCTTGGGAATGTCATTCCTCTTATAAAACTgacaagcaaacaaagaaaatactACAATCAAATTTcaaatggtttttttctttaatttcagtgAAGTTCATATATGGGGAAATAAGAAAGGCATGAGTGCAAACACAAcgaaaaaatttaataaacaacAGAGACTAAATCCGCATCTGTATTTGGAGAGGATGAGTCCTTTCACAATTTTCCTTTCAGAGACTTAAAACGTCTCTAGCCAACCAGGCAAAAGTGGAGCGAGGACTGCCATCTCTTTGGATGGTTTATGGGGGAAGCATCATATTTGGAATTGTCACCACTGTCTTCATCCTCTCTCAGAACATTTCAAAGGAGTTTCCCTTATTTGAATTCCTTGGCAATGAGCATCATTACTTCGATAATAGCTTTGCATTCAATCCTGCAGGTTATAAgtaaaaacaaaccccaaaaaaaTGAAcgactaaagaagaaaataaacacaacctACCTTTTAATATGGACTATTGAGCATTTTTATTGTGCAATAAAACGGGTACCTCCACCCCCTTCAAAATAGCTTTTCCTCAAAATTATAACTGCTTTGTTTTATTGAATTGCTGAAATTTAATGGTTTAATGGGTGAAGGCATGAAGGAAAGGCtgtaaaaatgtgaataatagtGCAGCAGAGCCGTGC contains:
- the ZIC5 gene encoding zinc finger protein ZIC 5 is translated as MEPPLSKRNPPALRLADLATAQARPLQNMTGFPALASPPAHSQGRATATHLRPRDLSADPGVAITPLGPEHMAQASALGLSPPSQALPAQPEAPAAAARTAASDTHPGACTYPGGGGSSRAQPSAPPPPAPPLPPSPSPPPPPSPPPPPPPPALSGYTTTDSGGGGSSGKGHSRDFVLRRDLFATAPAAAMHGVPLGGEQRSGTGSPQHSAPPPHSAGMFISASGTYAGPDSSGGGGPALFPALHDAPGAPGGHPHPLNGQMRLGLAAAAAAAAAELYGRTEPPFAPRSGDAHYGAVAAAAAAALHGYGAVNLNLNLAAAAAAAAAGPGPHLQHHAPPPAPPPPPAPAQHPHQHHPHLPGAAGAFLRYMRQPIKQELICKWIDPEELAGPPPPPPPPPPPPPAGGAKPCSKTFGTMHELVNHVTVEHVGGPEQSNHVCFWEDCPREGKPFKAKYKLINHIRVHTGEKPFPCPFPGCGKVFARSENLKIHKRTHTGEKPFKCEFDGCDRKFANSSDRKKHSHVHTSDKPYYCKIRGCDKSYTHPSSLRKHMKIHCKSPPPSPGALGYSSVGTPVGAPVSPVLDPTRSRSSTLSPQVTNLNEWYVCQASGAPSHLHTPSSNGTTSESEDEEIYGNSEVARTIH